Within Deinococcus roseus, the genomic segment GAGGAATGCGCTCTTTTAAAAAAAGGGCGTTGAGTTCCCCTTCGCTGGTGGTGACCTCCTCTCCGGGAATCACCCAGAAATCCTGATCCAGACCTTCTTCCTTCACAATCTTCTGCAATTCCAGACCGCCCCACACCTGATCGTGGTCCGTGACGGCCAGCACCCGGATGTTGCCGGTCAGGCAGGCTCCGGGCATCAATTTCAGGGGCGTTTTGCAATCGTGGGAAGCCTCCGAATGGCAGTGCAGGTCAATGCGCATCACCGGCACCCCTTCCCGATAGACCGGATCGATGGTGGGACGAGGACGGCTGGAATTTGTGAAGGGGATGTTTGGTGGGGTGGGTTCAGAAGTGATCTTAGACATGGTGGTTCTCCTGTGCGGGCACCAGCAGGTTCAGGGCACCTTTCATCACCTCAATCACAATTTGCCCCTCGGCGTTGGGGACCATGCCTGTGGCCCCATGGGGCCGGATTTCCCCATCAATGTGGAAAGGCTGCCCGCTCCAGTGCAGTTCGATGAATTCACCCTTGTGGTGGGAAACACTGGCCAGATCGGTGAAATTCCCTCCCAGCAGTCCACCCAGGTAGGTGAACATGCTTTCCTGTTGCTCCTGATTGATGGTGACCACATCCAGAAAGCCATCTCCCGTATGGGCCAGAGGGGCAAGGCGCAAACGGGGTCCGGTGGCCTGGGTGTTCAGCACCTCGGTCATCAGGTAACTGCCAGAAAAGTCAGCGTGGTCCACGCAGAGCACGGTGGGCACAGGCTGGTAGCCACTCAGGGTGGTGCTCATGGCCTGCAGTGCCCGCACCGGACTCTTGCCGTTCTGGGGGTTGTAAGCGGCCAGCACATCGGCATAAAGGCCACATCCGCAGGCCTCCAGAAAAAAATCCTCGCCCCAGGGGGCACGCACCCGGCCCACATCGAAGGGCACTGTGGTCCCGCCAGCATAACGGGAAATCACCTCCAGGGGCTCTCCAATGATGCCCAGGGTGCGTCCAATGTTGTTGGCGGTCCCCATCGGCAACAAACCCAGATACAGGTCTTTGCCCAGCAGGTGCAAAGCTGTGGCCCTCACGGTGCCATCTCCGCCCGCCACAAAAACCGCTCCACGGGCATCTTGCAGGGCTTTTTCAAGGTCATCTTCGCAACTGGTGGCCTGATAGACGGGCTGGTATCCAATGCCAGACAGGGCATCGATCAGGGCTTCAGGGGTGATTCTGTTGCTGCCACCGGCATTCTGGTTGTAAATCAGGGTCGCTTCCATGTCTGAATCCTTGTCTGAATTGATTTGTGGAGTGTGATTTGTGGGGTGTGTTTGTGCATCAGGGATCGAAGCAAAAGATATTCAGGCCTGCTGGGAGGAATCCTGCAAAGGGATTCTGCGGTATGCGGCCTGAATCCAGGCGTACAGTCCATACAGCAACATGCCCAATGCAATCAGACTGTAGGCAATGACACCTCCTGGTGCCCGTTCAAAACTGCGAATGGCCTCTGACATGCCTCCTGCTTTCTCTGCATCGATGTACCATGCGGCTTTCAGGAACAACCAGCCCACCATGCCCACCACCAGTCCACGGGCCAGGATGCCGATCCGGCCCACCACCACCATGGCGGTTTGCTGGTGACGGTTCAGGTGCCAGCTTTCCATGTGCTTCATGAAAGAACCTTTGACGGCCACATAGATCTGGTTGAGTGCCAACGCCAGAAACACCAGTCCCAGCAATCCCACCATTTCACGGCCAGCAGGAAGCTCCAGAATGCGGGCAGTCCAGTGTTCCTCAGAGTTCTGGTCCCACACGTGGTCCTTGAGCAAAGACACCCGCACAGCAGCCCAGGACAGGGTCAAATAAGCTGCACCACTGAAGGCATAACCCATCCGTTTGAAAATGCCTTTTAATTTTTTCCCCTGTCCTTCGGGATCCAGAAAAGCCCTCAGGAATTGCCAGAGGCTGTATCCCAGCAAGCCGATGGCCAGAACCACCAGCATCACATCGCTGAAGGTGTTGCGCCCCAGGTATTCCAGCGCCCCCCGCTGGTCTGTTGGATTGCGCCCTTCCTGCAGCACCCCCCGGATGGCCAGAAAAGCGATGGTCAGGTACATGATCCCTTTGCAGAAGTAGCCAAATCGGGCAAATTTTTCCAGCCAGGGGGCAGCTTTTTGAACTTTGTCCCTGACGTGGGCTTTGGCCCGGCTGGAAATGGAGTCTGGCGGGGAAGATTGGGCAGTGTTTTGTGAATGGGAACCCATGGATTTTGGAGGCATGACTGTATGTTGATGCATGGGAAAAACAGCTTGATATGGAAAACTTAAAGTTTCATTTAGGGATGTGCTGCAAATCGGGGTTTTCTGACGAAAGATCAGCAAGCTGAATGTGGCTTGAAGAAAAGCTGTCTGGGAACTGATGAATTGATGGAGACATGCTCAGCGTTTCAGGGTTTTTTCAAAACTGTTTGCCTGCAGAGGTCTTTACAATGAAACCAATCTCTTATAGATCTGCACGCTCCAAGAATGCAACAACACCGCAGATGGACTTCAATCACCAGCCTGCAATGCATCCCAGAGCCAAGGAGGATACAGTGGAACGCATCACCGCAGTCTTTGAAACCCTGGAAACCGCTGAATGTGCCCTGGAAAAACTCAGAAGCGTGGGCATTTCAGGTGCCACCCTCACCACCGTCCAGAACAACAAGCTGATGAGCGTCCTGCAGCAGGACATGGACAGGGGTTCCTCGCGTGGCCTCCTGCTGGGTCTGCTGATGGGAACCATCGCTGGTCTGGTTCTGGCGTTGTGGGGTCCGGTGGGTCCCTTGCTGCTGGGAGGCATGATGGGAGTGGCAGTGACTGCCGTGCTGGGGACCATTTTCGGCGGCGTGCTGGGCAGTGTGGTGGGCACCGGATACGACTTGCGCCGCAAGGCCCATCAGGCTGCTGTGCAGGCCACCGCCGAACATGAAGGCAAATTCATGGTGGCTGTAGACGTGCAAATTCCCGAAGACCATTTGAAAGTGGAGGACCTGCTGAAAACCGTGGGAGGAGAAGTGGTGACCACTTTGCTTCCTGTGACTGCTCCAGTTCCTGTACAGGCTGCGCATTAAGTTCACAGCCGACACTCCACAACAGACACTCCACAGATCACAGATGATGACGATCGGGAACCTGAGAACCGGACAGATGACCTGTCCGGTTCTGGCTGCTGAGATTGTTTTTGCTGACGGCTGACGGCTGACTACTGATTGCCCTTCAGGGCAACAGGAAACGGTTGTAGAAGATGCTTCCCCAGGGAGACAGCCTGAGGGGCAAAACAGGTTGAGGCACATTCCCACTGATGTAACCCGCATCTTCGTACATGGTGTTGCCATCCGAGGTGTAACTGGTGAAAGCGATGGCTCCATCTCCCCCACGGTTCTGGACCCAGTTTTTCACGTACTGCATGAATCCATCTGCCCACACCAGGCTGTTCACAAAGGGGGTGCCGAATTCGCCTTCACCGTTGTCTGCGCCGACCTCATCCACCACCACAGGAAGGGTGCTGCTCAGGTTGGCCCAGTTGCGGTCTGCATCTGCAGCCTGATCTGTGGTCCAGGTTTCATGGTCGTTGCCGTAACGGTGGGCCCCATAAATCAGGCGGTTCAGCGGATCGCTGAGTTTGTAACTGGGATTGGTCACCCCGGTGAGGTCCCAGGAGTAACTGATGCTGTTGATCAGGATCGGATTGGTGAACCCGGCATTGCGGATGGCCAGAATGTACTGGTTCTGCTCTTTTTTCCAGTTGGCCCAGTTTTCGCATTTGGTTTCGCTGTAGGTGTTGCCTGCGCAGTTGGGCTCGTTCATGGGGGTCAACCAGACTTTGGGGTTGTTCTTGTAACGGGAAGCCAGCGAACCCACGAAGCTGACCCCGGCGGTGGTGTACTTGCGGTAGGAGTTGGTGACCAGGGCCACCATGCCCCTTGCGTTGGCAGCGTCCACCACGCGGTCCAGCATGGTCAGGTAAGACTGGTTTTTGTTCCAGGCTGCAGTCCTGGTGGCGATGGGCTCGGTCACAAAAATGCGCACCAGATTGACCCCGCGGGCTTTCAGATCGTCCAGCATGGCATCCAGGTACAGGTAATTGGCCCGGTCATAGCCGCCGTGGTCCTGCCCATTGAAAATAAACGTCTGGTAGGCCACACTGGCCCCTTTCACAATGAAAGGCTGACCAATGGGATCCAGAATGTTGGCTCCGCTGATGGTGTAACCCGCGGCCTGGGATTGAATGTTCTGGGATGCAGATTGATTGATGCTTTGATTGATGCTGGGGGCCAGCTCCGAATGAAATTCGGGGGTCTGTACGCTGCTGCAGGAAGCCAGCAGAACAGAGGAGAACAGTGCACTTGCCATCAACTTCTTCATGGCTGTCAGTGTGCCCGAACAAACTTAAAAAAACCTTAAAGTTGTCTGACAGCAAAAAATCCAGGAGGTCACTCTGGAAAGCGGTACCCCCGGCCCCGCACGTTCTCGATGTACCCCTCGCCCAGTTTTTTCCTGAGCATGCTGATGTACACGTCCACCAGGTTGGTTGAGGACTGAAATTCCCCATCCCACACCCGGTCCAGCAGTTCATCGCGGCTGAAGATCCTGCCCCGGTGGGAGGCCAGCAGTTCCAGCAACTGGTACTCCTTCTGGGTCAGGCGCACCTCCTGACCTTTTAAAGTGACTTTTTTGCTTTCCCACTGCAGCACAAGGTCCAGGTGTTCCAGATCGGTCATGCTGGCCGGTCTGGCCCGCCTGAAATGGGCACGCAGTCGGGCCAGCACTTCGGGCACCCGGAAGGGTTTGAGGATGTAATCGTCACCGCCTGCATCCAGACCTTTGACCGTGTCTTCCAGGCTGTCCAGACCTGTCAGGTACATCACCGGAGTCAAAACACCACGGTGGCGCAATTCCCGCACCAGTTGAAAGCCTGCCCGTTCTCCTTCTGGAAGGCCCACATCGCAGATGATGGCATCGAAGGTGTAGAGGTCCAGCAGACCCCAGGCTTCTGCCACCGAAGCGGCCAGTTCTGGCTGGTGGTCTGCGTGGGTCAATGCGTCGCCCAGGGCGGTGCGGATGTCTCTGTCGTCTTCCACAATCAAAATTTTCATGTTTTTTCCTTGATGGGGAGGCGCACGGTGGCCAGGGTGCCCCCTGCAGATCGGTTTTTCAGAGTGATGGTGCCGTGGTGGGCCTGCACCACTTCCTGCACCACGGCCAGCCCCAGACCTGACCCAGGGCTGAGCTGGGCTGCCCCTTTGCCCCGCGTGAAAGCCTGAAACAGATCCTGGTGGTTTTCGGGCAGACCAATTCCGCTGTCCTCGATGGTCAATTCGATGTTGCTGTCCTGCTGCTCCAGGCGCACCACCACTTCTCCACGCTGGGTGAATTTGATGCTGTTGGACATCAGGTTGGTGACCATCTGCCTCAGGGCGTGCGGGTCCCCGGACATCGAGAGGTTTTCTCCATCAAAGTCCAGCCAGAGCCCTTTGTCTGCTGCCAGGGGCATCAGTTCATCCACCACCGAGGCGGTGATCTCGGTGAGGTTGACCTGCAAATCCGTCTGGGAGGGGGGTTTCACCAGGGTCAGCAGGTTGCTGCTGAGTTCCCGCAAACGCAACGCGGTGGCATGCACCCGTTGCAGGGTCTGGTGGTGCTCCTCGATGCTTCTGGAGCGTCTGGCCTCCTGCTCAATGGAGACCAGCAGGGCCGTGATGGGGGTTCTCAGTTCGTGTGAGGCTGCAGCCAGAAAACGCCGCTCTCTTGCTCTGGCCTCCTGCACTTCTTTGACCCCTTCCTGCAAAGCGCGCGACAGCACCCCCACCTCGTCCTGTCTGGAGGCATACAGAAATTCCGGATTGTTTTCCAGGCTTCGGGCCTGCCCGGACAGTTCCACCAGGGGCCGGGTGATGCTGCGGGCCAGCAACCATGCCAGCAGACCGACCAGCAGGAAGATGATGCCCCCCACCAGCAGCGTGGTCTGCCTGAAACCGGCCATGTTCTGGCGGTCAATGCTGAGGGGCAGTGCCACCTGCACGATGTATTTCCATTCCCGTCTGGTGGCCACCCGGTAAGCTCCACACACGCACATCACATCGGATTCTTGCAGGTTGTCTGCCAGTTGCTGCAAACCTGCCGGGTCCAGCGGGGGCAGACTGGCTTTCATGCTTTTCCAGACCGGGGTTTTGCTGTATTTGCGGGTGTCCAGATCAATGTGGTAGACCATCGAACGGGCAGGCCCCAGTTCTTCACGCAGCCAGTCCTCGTCTCCAGGATCAGGAGACTCATCCCCATCAAACCACCACTGCATCACATCGGCCATGAAGGTGGCGAGCCGTGCAGCACGCTCCTGACTGTAAAGCTGCACGATGCGCTGGTAGAACACCCCGGTCAGCAGGGATTCCACCACAAAACCCGACAGCACCACCCCCAGACAGAGCAAAAGCAGTTTGTTGCGGATGGTCCACATGCAGCTTTTACCATGACGGGGACAGGGGGGGATTGTCAAATGGGGTTCACAAAAGGGTAACTTTTCTCCGGGCAGAGGTTTCACGAACATGAGACCATATCAATATGCCGATGCATTCTCCCAGACGTTCCCCCTGGCCCCGAATTCTGCTGGTCGTTTTTGCCCTTTTTCTGCTGATTCAGGTTGTCCCTTTTGGCCGTGCCCACACCAACCCACCTGTGCAGGCGACCCCCCAATGGGACCGACCTGTGACGGCACAACTTTTTGCACGGGCCTGTCAGGATTGCCACAGCAACCAGACCACCTGGCCCTGGTACTCCAACGTGGCTCCGGTGTCATGGCTGGTTCAGAGCCATGTGCAGGAAGGCCGCAGCAAGTTCAACATCAACGAACCGGGTTTTGGCCGGGAAGCCCATGAAGCTGCAGAAACCGTGGAAGAAGGAAAGATGCCAGACCGTTCTTACCTGCCCCTGCACCCCGAGGCCCGCCTGACCGACAGTGAAAAACAGCAATTGATCTCAGGATTGAAAGCCACTTTTGGAGAATCGGGAGAAGACAGGAAAAACAGGGATGGGGGAGAGGATTGAGGATCAGGCAAGGTTTGCAAGCCCAATCAACAGAAAGCCCTGCAACGTGCAGGGCTTTCTGTTTCTGGTTGTTTCTGTGAAGGATTTTACCCGGCCTTCAGGCCAGTGGGATTTTCAGGGGTTTCAGGGTTGTCGGCCTGGGCCTTTTTGCTGGTTCTGGCAGGTTTTTCGCTTTTGCCCGCTTCTTCGGAGGATTTTTCTGCAGCCTGGGCTTCCAGGGCTTTCTGGGCATCGTCGAAGTTCTTCTTGGCAAATTCAAAGATCTGGGTGCCCTCGGTTTTGGTGAGGGTGGTCAGCTCTTTGACTTCACGGCCCAGCACAGCAGTTGCAAGCTGGGACACATCCTGAACGCCAAATTTGGTGAGGGCGGTGGTGAGTCGCTGGGCGGCTTCTGCGCTGAGGGTTTTTTCCTGCAGTTGCGGAGCCTGGATGGTCATGGTGCCTTCGTCGTCCACCACCACTTCTGCGCCCATTTCTTCGGGGGTGTACAGACCATCGATGATGTCCGGGAACATCACGCGGGCACAGGCTGCAACAGCACGCCATTTGTACATCACCAGAGGCTGGCGTTTGTAGTTGTCCTTGCCGATCAGGCCCATGTTCTGGGCTTCTTTTTGCCCGAACCGTTCGGTGTGTTCCGTTCGGTCCTGGCGTTTCATGGTGCAGGTCACAAAATCTGCTCCGATTTCAAAGCGGATGTCTTCGAGCTTGCCGCTGCGGTTGATCAGGGACAGCATCAGCTGCGGGCTCACAGTGGGTTTGCCCTGGATCACATTGATCCCGTTGAGGGCCTGCAGGGGTTGCAATCCAAGCTCCTGCCCTTTGACCATGATCACGATGGCCTGTTCGGGGGTCTGGATGGAGGGGGGCAGCATGCGAGAGCGGATGAAGACTTCTGCCATCTGGCACATCACCTGAAAGCGCTGGGGGGAAAAAGCATCAATGGTGGCCAACTGTGTCATGCAGTTCTCCTTGAGGGTTCCCAGAAAGTGTTCTGGGGTGAATTGTAAGGTCTGGTGGGGAAACCTCAGTGGGGTCTCCTTGCGAAGTACAACCATTATATTATGTTTTTAGCAGAATTTCCAGTCCCCTGCCCTGTCTCTACCTTCAGTGCTGTTCCCGATCCAAACAGAGAATTCCCTCTCCTGCAGTACACCATTGCCCTGTGTAGTGGCAGGGCATTACACCATTTGGAAATCTGCCTTCCAGCAGGTATTGTGGTGCATCTTTCCCGAATTCTCTGGCCTGTCCTGAGTCAGCCCCTGAGCCCATCTCTGAACTTTTCCGGAGGCAGATGTGAAAACGTCCATTCCCGTTTCCCTGCAAGGCCGCGCATTGCTGCAAGACCCTTTTCTGAACAAAGGCACTGCTTTCACCCCCGAAGAGCGGGCACGCTTTCATCTGGAAGGCCGCCTGCCCCCCAGGGTGGAAACCCTGCACGAGCAGGTTCAGCGCATGTATGCCCAGTATCAGGAGAACCACAATCCGCTGGAAAAGCACCTGTTTCTGCGTTCCTTGCAGGAATACAACCGCACCCTGTATTACGCCCTCTTGCAAAACCACGTGGAGGAGATGTTGCCCATCGTGTACACCCCCACGGTGGGAGAGGCCATCCAGACCTACAGCACCAACTTCAGAGAGCCCAGAGGCCTGGTGGTCAACAGAGAGAATTACATCCGCCTGGACGAGATTCTGGAAGAATACGATGACACCGAACTGGTGGTCGCCACCGATGCAGAGGGCATCCTGGGCATCGGAGACCAGGGTTTTGGGGGCATCGGGATCAGCATTGGAAAGCTGACCCTTTACACGCTGGTGGCGGGCTTTGACCCGGCCCGCACCCTCCCAGTGGTCTTCGATGTGGGCACCGACAACCAGAGCCTCTTGCAGGACCCTTACTACCTGGGCATGCGAGAACCCCGTTTGCGGGGTGAAGCCTACTTTGAGATTCTGGATGCCTTCATTGAGGCGTTTCAGAAGCGTTTTCCCCATGCCATCCTGCAATGGGAGGACTTCAGCCGGGGCAATGCTTTCCGGGTGCTGGAGCGGTACCGCAACCGGCTTCCCAGCTTCAACGATGACATTCAGGGCACCGGGGCCACCGCTCTGGCAGGCCTGATTGCTGCCACCGATCAGGGCAAACACCTGAAAGACCAGAAATTTCTGGTGCTGGGCGCAGGTGCCGGAGGAATGGGCGTGACCGGGCAGATCTATCAGGGTTTGTTACAACTGGGCCTTTCTGCAGAGGAGGCCAGAAGCCGCATCTACCTGATGGGCCGCAATGGCTTGCTGCTGCAGGGGGATTCCAGGCTGGAGGACCACCAGGCTCCGTTTGCCCGCGCAGTGCAGGACATCCAGAATTGGACTTTTGCAGGCCAGATTCCCAGCATGCTGGAAACCATCCAGAACGCTGGAATCACTGCACTGCTGGGGCTTTCAGGTGCCGGAGGGGCTTTCACAGAAGAAGTGGTCCGGGCCGTGCATCAAAACACCTCCACCCCCCTGATTTTTGCGCTGTCCAATCCCACCCACCTGGCAGAGGTCACCCCAGAGCATGCCCTGGCCTGGACAGATGGAGCGGCCATTGTGGCGACCGGAAGCCCTTTTCCAGACGTGTACCATGCAGGCAGAATCTACGAAATTGGGCAGGGCAACAACACCTTCATTTTTCCAGGGGTGGGCTGGGGGGTGCAGGCTGCGGGGGCCAGCACCATCCCGGATGAACTGTTCACTGCTGCCGCCTTTGCCCTTGCTGAAACCGTGAGCACAGAACGCCTGCAAAAAGGCGCTGTGTTTCCCCGCATTGCTGATCTGTTCAGGGCCAATCAGCATGTGGCCCGCAAGGTGGCAGCAACAGCGGTGGCACTGGGGCTTTCCAGCCGTCCTGTTGCAGAGATGGAAGCTGCCTTGCAGGAGCCTGAGTGGGCTCCGGTTTACCGGACCTACCTGCCTGTGGATGACAGCTGATGGGGTTGGCAGAGGATCTGCTCCGGGTCTGTGGTCCTGAAAGACTTTGTTCTCAGCCCTGAAAAAGCTCTTTCAGTGAATCAAAACCAGAATTTCAATCAATGTCGCCCGGGTTTTTTACAGATGAACCGGGTGCAAAAAGATGCCTTTCTCTTAACAACTGGATTTCCAGAGGTCTCTGAAGCGCTTTCAGAAGAGACCACAAAACAGCTTGCTGCAAGCAAAAATGGGAAAACCATCGAGCAAATTCAAGGAGAGCAGAGCGGCCTTTGAAGGCAAAACCGTTCACCATTCTGATGAACAGTCATAAGTGTAACCCAAATGTAACATTAAATTGACTGTGCTGGAAGGTCTTTGTGACAAAAGCAGATGTATAATTTGTGTTAGCATGAACACTCCTAAATCTCCCCAAACACATCAGGCAGGTGCGGCACTGGTGATGACTCTTGGAGTCATGTTCATCATGGCCATTGTGCTGCTCATTTCTGCCCAGTACACCCTGAAGACCTCCAAAACGGTCACCGACCAGTCTGCCACCCTGGAAGCCCAGTACGTCAGCGAATCCGGTCTGGCCTGGGCAAAAGCCTACGTCAAGCAACTGGGCAACCGCCTGGACGGTCTGGGCACCACCAACAAGACCCTGACAGACTTCACCACCCTGGTGGCCAGTGTCTGCGGGGTGGGTCAGAACACCACTGTGACCAGCGGTTGCACCGTTCCCACCACGGAACCTGCCGCCAGTGCAGCCAAAACCGCCATTGCAGACTTCTTCCGCACCTGGGAAGGGGCACCCACCACAGACACCTACTGGGCCACGGTCTTCAAAGACCTGGACCACACCCTGTCTCTGGGCAATGGACAGACCTACAGCGTTTACAACACCTACAAAGTGGGCGGGGTCCTCACCAAGAGCCCTCTGTTTTCCATCACCCGCCTGGAATGGGACTACACCCCTGCAACACCTTCCACCATCTCCACCATGAACACCTTCCGTTTCTGCTATGACGTGGGGTATTACGTCTCCAAAGGCACCACCACCACCAAAGGCTCCCGTGTGGTGGGCCAGTACCCCAGACAGACCACCACCAGCACCTCCCCCACATGCCCCACAGCCACCTCTGCTGGTTCTTCTGCCGGAAGCTCTGGTGATCCCAGCAGAAACTCCCTGGACGTGGCCGTCACCAACACCACTTACACCCCCAGTACCACCACCCCTGCCATCACCACCAACATCACCAGCAGTTATCCTCTGGCTGGAGCAGTGGGCATTGAGAAGAAAGTGGACAACGGAACCTACGTTTCCTACGAAGTGTGCGGCCAGACCAGCAACGGCAACTCAGGGGCCTGCGGAAATGACCGGAACTACACCATCCGGTATGATTACGCCGGAGCCAACCAGTACCAGGTCACCTGTTCTCAAAACGATGTGACCACAACTTATGTCACCCTGACTTCCCCCAACCTTGTTCAGAGGTGCGCAGTCAAATCTCAGGGAAACCAGACAGATTACGTGTACTTCCTGCGCAATTCCAGCGGCAAAATCATCCTGATTCTGGGCCCCAAAAACTCAGGGAACAACACCCTGGCAGGCTGGCTGACCTCTCCCAACACCATGGCCCTCACCAGCAACTATGCAGGCCTGGTCTTTGGTGGAGATTGCAAAGGCGTGGGTCTTGCTGGCGTTCCCCAGGGCATCAGCATGTTTGCAGCACAATCTTCCGGTATCACCACCGGTCTGAACATCCCCAGCTCCTTCTGCACAGAAACGGCCCTCAATTCCAGCGCCACCGCTGCAATTGATACCACCGTCAACATTGTGGTTCCTCCCATTGTCACCACCGGACCCACCACCTACACCTACTACTTCGATCCGCTCAC encodes:
- a CDS encoding diacylglycerol/lipid kinase family protein, which translates into the protein MEATLIYNQNAGGSNRITPEALIDALSGIGYQPVYQATSCEDDLEKALQDARGAVFVAGGDGTVRATALHLLGKDLYLGLLPMGTANNIGRTLGIIGEPLEVISRYAGGTTVPFDVGRVRAPWGEDFFLEACGCGLYADVLAAYNPQNGKSPVRALQAMSTTLSGYQPVPTVLCVDHADFSGSYLMTEVLNTQATGPRLRLAPLAHTGDGFLDVVTINQEQQESMFTYLGGLLGGNFTDLASVSHHKGEFIELHWSGQPFHIDGEIRPHGATGMVPNAEGQIVIEVMKGALNLLVPAQENHHV
- a CDS encoding DUF1206 domain-containing protein, yielding MPPKSMGSHSQNTAQSSPPDSISSRAKAHVRDKVQKAAPWLEKFARFGYFCKGIMYLTIAFLAIRGVLQEGRNPTDQRGALEYLGRNTFSDVMLVVLAIGLLGYSLWQFLRAFLDPEGQGKKLKGIFKRMGYAFSGAAYLTLSWAAVRVSLLKDHVWDQNSEEHWTARILELPAGREMVGLLGLVFLALALNQIYVAVKGSFMKHMESWHLNRHQQTAMVVVGRIGILARGLVVGMVGWLFLKAAWYIDAEKAGGMSEAIRSFERAPGGVIAYSLIALGMLLYGLYAWIQAAYRRIPLQDSSQQA
- a CDS encoding cellulase family glycosylhydrolase, with the protein product MKKLMASALFSSVLLASCSSVQTPEFHSELAPSINQSINQSASQNIQSQAAGYTISGANILDPIGQPFIVKGASVAYQTFIFNGQDHGGYDRANYLYLDAMLDDLKARGVNLVRIFVTEPIATRTAAWNKNQSYLTMLDRVVDAANARGMVALVTNSYRKYTTAGVSFVGSLASRYKNNPKVWLTPMNEPNCAGNTYSETKCENWANWKKEQNQYILAIRNAGFTNPILINSISYSWDLTGVTNPSYKLSDPLNRLIYGAHRYGNDHETWTTDQAADADRNWANLSSTLPVVVDEVGADNGEGEFGTPFVNSLVWADGFMQYVKNWVQNRGGDGAIAFTSYTSDGNTMYEDAGYISGNVPQPVLPLRLSPWGSIFYNRFLLP
- a CDS encoding response regulator transcription factor, which encodes MKILIVEDDRDIRTALGDALTHADHQPELAASVAEAWGLLDLYTFDAIICDVGLPEGERAGFQLVRELRHRGVLTPVMYLTGLDSLEDTVKGLDAGGDDYILKPFRVPEVLARLRAHFRRARPASMTDLEHLDLVLQWESKKVTLKGQEVRLTQKEYQLLELLASHRGRIFSRDELLDRVWDGEFQSSTNLVDVYISMLRKKLGEGYIENVRGRGYRFPE
- a CDS encoding sensor histidine kinase; this translates as MWTIRNKLLLLCLGVVLSGFVVESLLTGVFYQRIVQLYSQERAARLATFMADVMQWWFDGDESPDPGDEDWLREELGPARSMVYHIDLDTRKYSKTPVWKSMKASLPPLDPAGLQQLADNLQESDVMCVCGAYRVATRREWKYIVQVALPLSIDRQNMAGFRQTTLLVGGIIFLLVGLLAWLLARSITRPLVELSGQARSLENNPEFLYASRQDEVGVLSRALQEGVKEVQEARARERRFLAAASHELRTPITALLVSIEQEARRSRSIEEHHQTLQRVHATALRLRELSSNLLTLVKPPSQTDLQVNLTEITASVVDELMPLAADKGLWLDFDGENLSMSGDPHALRQMVTNLMSNSIKFTQRGEVVVRLEQQDSNIELTIEDSGIGLPENHQDLFQAFTRGKGAAQLSPGSGLGLAVVQEVVQAHHGTITLKNRSAGGTLATVRLPIKEKT
- a CDS encoding heme-binding domain-containing protein codes for the protein MHSPRRSPWPRILLVVFALFLLIQVVPFGRAHTNPPVQATPQWDRPVTAQLFARACQDCHSNQTTWPWYSNVAPVSWLVQSHVQEGRSKFNINEPGFGREAHEAAETVEEGKMPDRSYLPLHPEARLTDSEKQQLISGLKATFGESGEDRKNRDGGED
- a CDS encoding NAD-dependent malic enzyme, with product MKTSIPVSLQGRALLQDPFLNKGTAFTPEERARFHLEGRLPPRVETLHEQVQRMYAQYQENHNPLEKHLFLRSLQEYNRTLYYALLQNHVEEMLPIVYTPTVGEAIQTYSTNFREPRGLVVNRENYIRLDEILEEYDDTELVVATDAEGILGIGDQGFGGIGISIGKLTLYTLVAGFDPARTLPVVFDVGTDNQSLLQDPYYLGMREPRLRGEAYFEILDAFIEAFQKRFPHAILQWEDFSRGNAFRVLERYRNRLPSFNDDIQGTGATALAGLIAATDQGKHLKDQKFLVLGAGAGGMGVTGQIYQGLLQLGLSAEEARSRIYLMGRNGLLLQGDSRLEDHQAPFARAVQDIQNWTFAGQIPSMLETIQNAGITALLGLSGAGGAFTEEVVRAVHQNTSTPLIFALSNPTHLAEVTPEHALAWTDGAAIVATGSPFPDVYHAGRIYEIGQGNNTFIFPGVGWGVQAAGASTIPDELFTAAAFALAETVSTERLQKGAVFPRIADLFRANQHVARKVAATAVALGLSSRPVAEMEAALQEPEWAPVYRTYLPVDDS